From Channa argus isolate prfri chromosome 18, Channa argus male v1.0, whole genome shotgun sequence, the proteins below share one genomic window:
- the cplane1 gene encoding ciliogenesis and planar polarity effector 1 isoform X4 produces the protein MELKLEVVLSSSIKRKKPWPRFCWLGQEKESVFLLDDKRISEIDMVSGRTKKRTPKLHPLLNTVVTMVSSPNGLWLCGLLVSGELFLWNRDKDLLKTAAAAPEVVKIITAVQGNATQLSLQVSGDGMRVLLVVITGQVFLWECKDVSFLMGVRDGPVEGQWAHIQPMEDTILPSSQHKEASQHTLFIKTEAVGDACLSALVFTSEKKLIITCLKIQWEEGHKRVGSVGYNIQWATKTYPMSCLIPPCQKVKSRGALVPAFSPDGQLLAIVLNQRQPKATQVLFVSTQNFVSISSSLGGCGSKKIGIPSKYIRSYWVGSLSWSPDSLFLACVLKRGSLLMLARLGGLLTLTSSGCNIDFGPAHFLPLHPLVTFRPTVSGGKGEASLSSSSLSVQDVLRQRYSVTWHPHHLFLIVSDGYMATVMRVRDRPSPAILLKTILKDVSRDLKKASQMLDKSQIHVREWLESVSGLNFDSSIEMLNSNVICRPKTVDSVISASTDGSTLPLFLRNQGTLGDTNELLKKAQTFFEDDSDLDGPPCGSHVADGGRLEFASMFDTLNALDTHTDKGLVTGPEDEKDFETDRKTSLLHCELGKIQSKLLTAWAFGMSLGNAVEHRACLLNHTLQCVVHLAALLHLIPISMVHTEKNDTFTNILHLLKALLTFLPWDSTPSDRPRCLGLVVELSIRLVRLLLTPRPESQSSGQCQLTSQTLSAAVFILQLVSDSLDQTYSLHQKDLWSSVENESYSQPLQLSTSDIHYVPQLQNENEERPRLLEQAQRFPQRPSSRLFGVWQWVYDITQQYVEELKAFQYCDGWDEEQQQLSVIISQIQKALQAAGERLDEGPALLSYPGEHLYLCGLYPKSADAWRLQICEENNKSCDRSVFQETRLCLALLYSLLSQYRLKEAQELGDHMACLILHRAGDQSDKITANSLPCPWLPMDLHSDAACAVVQTLGRFMASYFTNQPLYILPPHNVAVLPPLHLPHAPSVGRLVPLCQQEVSRAIREQHLSEVWTVDYAQDLLLLGGLLPETVWLAYHLGDWKTAVSLSLAYTTYCTNYFNFTRLKRRDLHLPNVLEPESIFQAELECLLSYKSDSQEHLNKDGCKNFKDPLEEEDLDLLQLSIQDILKASVMAGVNVMSSPLSSLLNTAKDMCSCLPMLVPSGLYLPSPPLYCPQPSPNTQDPLGTPEQFAEITSRHKVSRVLQRLLLLLRSARSCYPAAQWYIRHLRQARHLLHKIKKKYSYPSSTEEEKLFPEGLMKFATGSGFFRRGLNEDGHLDPDIIQTIICFRELCGLCWMLHVREQLSISCRIYQSARQHGRDEQILSNSEVRAACVDALYWVCRFLPFARFLSAEEFLQDILLSLVSELPPICLVAEMLVRAFPEEEDSVRVPLREKYNSLLQRLRQCSVLEGEKEEVNELMMLILIQDKYRQRRKHLGRLQRHLAPPELHLWEKEEEEEYKGSRHGVAMLKQLSSLSTSTLTDCGLPPVCSDGDTDAISPKPHSKPITSKKTKKAHTKKPAKKTAVKTESIIQKEMHSGEQFSLPIVGTWEFELEDEEYLNFLELFLSYVLEKNSVDGGDSGSELPLLKGFSSQLKERELHSLTFDLLTTVHRRQRDGHRSVKKDWSNDPPVFRAGSCYKPIKQATTPEPQTSSVLSEGPISNTCLSVNSLSSKQKGLFSPRQKNSVHLTQGMKGSGSGTETSTNWNTVAMGNPSEQWVFRSSTSVEAVIELQQGLNPKLDAQFPELGRLLEWMIRWADRRMVLGHHGKMKKERAGRIGSTADEGVVIRVKISAPAVLTSLSLLENRYIALLGIDSDSSQIQVPEAQWTLAPVLQPLVARKLERESSVDTGYPGSAITGLDHSLQQGELSIGSPIGEPEELTFHRKHFHSIQDQQTFDIQMRQSSSQQPSLYDINVTPEKEGKSTESEGQEVSSSVSHGNISTPGMSLKLSDLDILENAEDVSSSISHHSHSGSIHAPPHPEPKACPSVQPEVSVHADLSHSTGVVLPSTPTDPPSLHPQTSTEGAATAVPLSPSQPLPTETPPMRQRLGEDLFRLVQNINYMSLMEVLGASFSNLQLARQSSSLIPSTMSFSHPNVPSSHAASFPPPNALPLQTTISVTPQTQAHNPEFSHPPVCVFADKSAVQISGKTTPTGCHHQSAAIGACVNYQNMQPLSVQAESPDIQFRESKKFIPSFQGLLTTTNISHTIPTAPVVMTSNCNIQKDPAPQILGLKLLQLYHPPLAQHSTPQYPSAHEPPTLLTENPVILESYRQNLKHSHQVTSKRPVDEKRNGSSPPPRLLSYNVTQDLTPRNSYSQNQTSETFQRQEFHTFPPVLPSHTAAPTQSLRLLHFQPVPHRHIIFHKLPEPSSSKPSTFVAAPMGETPMIKLLHIESGPKMIFPQAVPSNQMAHLMSTEGSTGLVRRQNAEDTRLQLLGVDLPIERTRAFTSPLSNSSKRQKRREEKEKREKAGQTKKKEITFRPNESIIPAQEPTDELRNEEPAAAEQITPGHNNAIEPGSFYSSLTGQRLLDKAMSTSAELSVYASTCKRPPECHDAFTNTDPACPATLVDKAVSVSLIAAQSPGNFQVCNEHPVQDIETQKEPDRILDLCGRNFISVLDLEGKERHQDLPPSVSPGVLDTPSNHPFLPTSAQLHVLATSVIRSAADDPQPSVTITDNLLKPITHPDIPETSQPLSQIEANGEPERVTPQGMDEIADSGIYQAIKGESGGPHKASSTVSTAWFSSRLSELDAQLAGLQNIADYLEMDFSNSKMLVNTIEKLTPVLASDVKNPTTVKKTVRLSVPQEAWAPQPDASTELKFSEKEEENQDEYAHESEALATKRKPSYHYSISSYRNRAAPFYHTPPNKNDQFNEASGLSNVWADENLNQTGLSETTEILDNLVKEGYLSSADLDLSTSQTAHHSRLDQQQSTWMSQTYVLPEDERRELRTWMRRKQRERLAVYQKHRENLREKEHKPFSTSGTMKSTNKNQTTIWRTREKKEDRFKLLEQYNQRTHEACSLINDFPTTPRTLRSSSQTGSAPLPSSTRSTSAPPAGRVYSVTANDKRSLRSQSGKTQPILRPWTAEVEGQPLEVHHMKLGLHRPVTFLPIEHLSQVTRRGMLTDNEGHKKQHTPIQREKRHTGYQRKTGLNNTLSGGPAVGRGFQREQLSMEEKEEGKVLELTSEMNRLLGLEESESKTVLAGLLKEQDDGTRADVSGVEWLDNLSECTSSSLSKIDWAAIERMVAAEED, from the exons ATGGAGCTGAAGTTGGAGGTAGTTTTGTCATCCAGcataaaaaggaagaaaccATGGCCGCGATTTTGCTGGCTTGGTCAG GAGAAGGAGTCTGTGTTCCTCTTAGATGACAAACGGATCAGTGAGATCGACATGGTGTCTGGTCGCACCAAGAAAAGGACTCCTAAACTCCATCCTTTGCTCAACACTGTGGTGACAATGGTTTCCTCACCCAatg gtttgtggCTTTGTGGGCTTTTGGTCTCCGGAGAGCTTTTTCTTTGGAACAGGGATAAAGACTTGTTAAAGACTGCTGCAGCAGCCCCAGAAGTAGTTAAAATAATTACTGCTGTTCAAG GAAATGCAACACAGTTGTCTCTCCAGGTTTCAGGGGATGGAATGCGTGTGCTCCTGGTAGTCATAACAGGCCAAGTGTTCCTGTGGGAGTGTAAAGATGTCAGCTTTTTGATGGGAGTGAGGGATGGGCCAGTCGAAGGACAGTGGGCACATATACAGCCCATGGAAGATACCATTCTTCCTTCGTCACAACACAAAGAAGCATCCCAACATACCCTCTTCATTAAGACAGAG GCTGTGGGTGATGCCTGCTTGTCAGCCTTAGTTTTTACATCTGAGAAGAAGCTGATCATCACCTGTCTAAAAATTCAGTGGGAGGAAGGACACAAAAGAGTAGG tTCTGTGGGATATAACATACAGTGGGCCACCAAGACATACCCCATGTCTTGTCTCATCCCACCCTGCCAGAAAGTGAAGTCTAGGGGGGCCTTGGTGCCAGCCTTCTCTCCAGATGGCCAACTGCTAGCCATTGTCCTAAATCAGCGACAGCCAAAG GCTACACAGGTCCTCTTTGTGAGCACACAGAATTTTGTCTCAATATCAAGTAGCCTTGGCGGATGTGGGAGTAAGAAAATTGGGATCCCCTCTAAATACATAAG GTCCTACTGGGTGGGCAGTCTGAGCTGGTCCCCTGATAGTCTTTTTCTTGCTTGTGTTCTCAAGAGAGGCTCCCTTCTTATGTTGGCTCGCCTAGGAGGACTTCTCACTTTAACAAGTTCTGGATGCAATATTGACTTTGGGCCTGCACACTTCCTACCTCTGCACCCTCTTGTCACTTTCCG GCCAACAGTGTCTGGGGGGAAAGGGGAGGCCTCTTTGTCCAGCTCTAGCTTGTCTGTGCAGGATGTTCTGAGGCAGCGATATTCTGTTACCTGGCATCCACATCACTTGTTTCTCATTGTCTCTGATGGCTACATGGCAACAGTAATGAGGGTGCGAGATAGACCTTCTCCTGCCATATTGTTGAAAACAATTCTTAAGGATGTAAGCAGGGACCTCAAAAAGGCCAGTCAGATGCTGGATAAATCACAG aTTCATGTGAGGGAATGGTTGGAGTCTGTATCTGGCCTGAATTTTGACAGCAGTATTGAGATGCTTAACTCCAATGTTATTTGTCGGCCCAAGACTGTAGATTCTGTCATATCAGCATCCACAGATGGATCCACTTTGCCTCTTTTCCTGCGGAATCAGGGAACATTGGGTGATACTAATGAACTTCTTAAAAAGGCACAG ACTTTTTTTGAGGATGACTCTGATTTAGATGGACCTCCTTGTGGTTCTCATGTGGCGGATGGTGGTCGTCTTGAGTTTGCCTCAATGTTTGACACACTAAACgccctggacacacacactgacaaaggACTTGTTACTGGTCCGGAGGATGAAAAGGACTTTGAAACAGATAGGAAAACCTCTCTTCTTCATTGTGAACTTGGAAAAATTCAGTCTAAGTTGTTAACAGCCTGGGCTTTTGGCATGTCTCTAGGAAATGCTGTGGAACACAGAGCTTGTCTGCTGAACCATACCCTCCAGTGTGTGGTGCACTTGGCTGCGTTACTGCATTTGATTCCAATCTCCATGGTTCACACCGAAAAAAATGATACTTTTACTAACATCCTGCATCTTCTCAAAGCCCTTCTTACTTTTCTTCCTTGGGATAGCACTCCATCAGATCGGCCACGCTGCCTGGGGCTAGTGGTAGAGCTCTCTATAAGGCTAGTACGGCTGCTATTGACCCCTCGCCCTGAGTCCCAGTCATCTGGTCAATGTCAGTTAACATCCCAAACACTATCTGCAGCTGTGTTTATCTTGCAGCTTGTCTCTGATTCTCTTGACCAAACATACAGCTTGCATCAAAAAGATCTTTGGTCCTCTGTAGAGAATGAGTCTTATTCTCAGCCACTCCAGCTCTCGACTTCAGATATACATTATGTGCCTCAGCTACAGAATGAGAACGAAGAGAGACCTAGGTTGCTAGAGCAGGCACAACGTTTTCCCCAGCGACCATCTAGCAG ATTGTTTGGAGTGTGGCAGTGGGTGTATGACATCACCCAGCAGTATGTGGAGGAACTAAAAGCCTTCCAATACTGTGACGGCTGGGATGAGGAACAGCAACAGTTGTCAGTTATCATATCCCAGATCCAGAAAGCTCTGCAGGCTGCTGGAGAAAGACTAGATGAGGGCCCTGCACTTCTGAGTTACCCAG GTGAACATCTTTATCTGTGTGGCTTGTATCCAAAAAGTGCTGATGCATGGCGTTTACAAATTTGTGAAGAGAATAACAAAA GTTGTGATCGTAGTGTTTTTCAGGAGACACGTCTTTGTTTGGCACTCCTATACAGTCTTTTGTCCCAGTACAGACTGAAGGAAGCCCAGGAGTTGGGGGACCACATGGCCTGCCTAATACTGCACAGAGCTGGAGACCAGTCGGACAAAATTACAG CTAACTCCCTTCCTTGCCCGTGGCTGCCAATGGATCTTCACAGTGATGCAGCTTGTGCAGTGGTTCAGACCCTGGGAAGATTTATGGCCTCTTACTTCACCAACCAACCCCTCTACATCCTTCCCCCTCACAATGTGGCTGTTCTGCCTCCACTACATTTGCCTCATG CCCCTAGTGTTGGACGCTTGGTGCCACTGTGCCAACAGGAGGTATCTAGAGCAATTCGAGAACAGCATCTGTCAGAGGTATGGACAGTGGACTATGCCCAGGACCTACTCTTGCTAGGAGGTCTGCTTCCTGAGACTGTGTGGTTGGCTTATCATCTTGGGGACTGGAAAACAGCAGTGTCTCTGAGCCTGGCCTATACAACCTACTGCACTAACTACTTCAACTTCACTCG GCTTAAGAGAAGAGATCTCCACCTACCAAATGTTTTGGAACCagaaagcatttttcaggctgAGTTGGAGTGTCTTCTCAGCTATAAGTCTGACTCCCAAGAGCACTTAAACAAGGATGGTTGCAAAAACTTTAAAG ATCCTTTAGAAGAAGAAGACTTGGACTTACTGCAGCTTTCAATACAGGACATCCTGAAGGCATCAGTTATGGCTGGAGTGAATGTTATGTCCTCACCTTTGTCTTCCCTGCTGAACACAGCCAAAGACATGTGTTCTTGCCTGCCTATGTTGGTGCCCAGTGGACTGTATCTGCCTTCCCCACCTCTTTATTGCCCTCAGCCTTCCCCCAACACACAG GATCCATTAGGGACACCTGAGCAGTTTGCAGAAATAACATCACGTCACAAAGTGTCTAGGGTTCTTCAAAGACTTCTTTTACTTCTGAGATCTGCTCGTAGCTGCTATCCTGCTGCCCAGTGGTACATTCGCCATCTGCGCCAAGCCAGACATTTACTACACAAG ATCAAGAAAAAGTACTCCTATCCATCATCTACTGAAGAAGAAAAGCTTTTCCCAGAGGGCCTAATGAAGTTTGCTACTGGCAGTGGATTTTTCAGAAGGGGGCTCAATGAAGATGGTCACCTGGACCCTGATATCATTCAAACTATTA TCTGTTTCAGGGAGCTGTGTGGTTTATGCTGGATGCTACATGTTAGGGAACAACTCTCCATTTCCTGCAGGATATATCAGTCTGCCAGACAGCATGGTAGAGATGAACAG ATCCTAAGTAATTCAGAAGTGAGAGCTGCTTGTGTTGATGCTCTCTACTGGGTCTGCCGTTTTCTGCCTTTTGCTCGCTTCCTCAGTGCTGAAGAATTCCTTCAAGACATACTCCTCAGCCTTGTGTCTGAACTGCCTCCCATCTGTTTg GTGGCAGAAATGTTAGTGCGAGCCTTCCCAGAGGAGGAAGACTCTGTCAGAGTCCCTCTGAGGGAAAAATATAATTCACTGCTGCAGAGGCTGAGGCAATGCAGTGTTCTAG aaggggaaaaagaagaagtgaaCGAGTTGATGATGCTGATTCTGATTCAAGACAAATACAGGCAGAGGAGAAAACATCTTGGGCGTTTGCAGAGGCACCTAGCTCCCCCTGAACTCCATCTgtgggagaaagaggaagaagaggagtaTAAGGGAAGCAGACATGGAGTGGCAATGTTAAAGCAACTCTCAAGTCTGAGCACCAGCACCTTAACTGACTGTGGGTTACCTCCAGTATGCAGTGATGGAGACACTGACGCTATCTCTCCTAAACCGCATTCCAAACCAATAACCAG caaaaaaacaaaaaaagcacacaccAAAAAACCTGCAAAGAAGACAGCTGTTAAGACTGAAAGCATCATTCAGAAGGAGATGCACTCAGGTGAGCAATTCTCCTTGCCCATTGTTGGCACTTGGGAGTTTGAGTTGGAAGATGAAGAGTATCTAAATTTTCTGGAGCTCTTCCTCAGCTATGTGCTCGAGAAAAATAGTGTTGATGGAGGGGACTCAGGCAGTGAACTTCCTTTGTTGAAGGGCTTCTCCTCCCAACTGAAGGAAAGGGAATTGCATTCTCTCACTTTTGATTTATTAACAACTGTTCATCGCCGTCAAAGAGATGGGCACCGTTCAGTGAAAAAAGACTGGAGCAATGATCCTCCAGTGTTCAGAGCCGGGTCCTGCTACAAGCCTATTAAACAAGCTACAACTCCTGAGCCGCAAACCTCCTCTGTCTTGAGTGAGGGCCCCATATCCAATACCTGCCTTTCCGTCAACTCTCTTTCAAGCAAACAAAAGGGTTTATTTAGCCCCCGACAAAAAAACAGTGTGCATTTAACCCAAGGAATGAAGGGAAGCGGCTCTGGAACTGAAACTAGCACTAATTGGAATACCGTTGCCATGGGGAATCCATCAGAACAATGGGTGTTTAGGTCCTCAACTTCTGTTGAAGCAGTGATTGAACTGCAGCAGGGCCTGAATCCTAAATTGGATGCTCAGTTTCCAGAGCTGGGCAGGCTTCTGGAGTGGATGATACGCTGGGCAGATAGGAGGATGGTACTGGGACATCATGgcaaaatgaagaaagaaagggCAGGGAGGATTGGAAGTACAGCAGACGAAGGAGTTGTGATTCGTGTCAAAATCTCAGCACCTGCTGTTCTCACTTCCCTCAGCTTACTGGAGAACAGGTACATTGCTCTGCTTGGGATTGACAGTGACAGCTCTCAGATCCAAGTTCCAGAAGCACAGTGGACTTTAGCCCCTGTGCTGCAGCCTTTGGTGGCCAGGAAGCTTGAGAGAGAGAGCTCTGTTGATACAGGCTACCCTGGTTCAGCCATCACTGGTCTTGATCACAGTCTGCAGCAAGGAGAACTGTCTAT TGGTTCTCCCATAGGTGAACCAGAGGAACTAACAtttcacaggaaacatttcCATAGTATTCAAGATCAACAGACATTTGACATTCAGATGAGACAATCAAGTTCACAACAACCATCCCTCTATGATATAAATGTTACGCCTGAAAAAGAAG gCAAAAGTACTGAGAGTGAGGGACAAGAAGTTTCATCTTCTGTTTCCCATGGAAACATTAGTACACCTGGAATG AGTTTAAAGCTTTCAGATCTAGACATCTTAGAAAATGCTGAAGACGTATCGAGTTCCATATCTCA CCACAGTCATTCTGGAAGCATACATGCCCCTCCACACCCAGAGCCCAAAGCCTGTCCTTCTGTCCAGCCTGAGGTCTCGGTTCATGCAGATCTTTCTCATTCAACTGGAGTAGTGCTCCCCAGTACACCTACAGATCCTCCAAGTCTTCATCCACAGACCTCCACAGAGGGTGCAGCCACTGCTGTTCCTTTATCCCCCAGTCAGCCATTACCCACAGAGACTCCACCAATGAGACAACGTCTTGGGGAAGATTTATTCAGATTGGTCCAG AATATCAACTATATGAGCCTGATGGAGGTTTTGGGAGCTTCATTTTCCAACTTGCAGCTTGCTAGGCAGAGCTCTTCTTTGATCCCGTCTACAATGAGCTTCTCACACCCCAATGTGCCATCATCTCATGCTGCCAGTTTCCCTCCTCCAAATGCTCTACCTCTTCAAACCACCATTTCTGTGACGCCTCAGACACAGGCGCATAATCCTGAGTTCAGCCATCctcctgtatgtgtgtttgctgacaAGTCTGCTGTACAAATCTCAGGGAAAACCACTCCAACAGGTTGCCACCATCAGAGCGCTGCGATTGGTGCATGTGTAAATTATCAG aATATGCAGCCACTCTCTGTCCAGGCAGAGTCACCAGACATCCAGTTCAGAGAGAGCAAGAAGTTCATCCCATCCTTCCAAGGGCTTCTGACCACTACGAACATTAGTCACACCATTCCGACTGCCCCTGTGGTAATGACTTCAAATTGCAATATACAAAAGGATCCTGCTCCTCAGATCTTGGGCCTGAAGTTACTTCAGCTTTACCATCCTCCATTGGCTCAGCATAGCACCCCACAATACCCCTCGGCCCATGAGCCCCCGACACTTCTCACTGAAAACCCTGTAATTCTGGAATCTTATCGGCAAAACCTTAAACACAGTCACCAAGTCACTTCAAAGAGGCCAgtagatgaaaaaagaaatgggtCCTCACCACCACCACGACTACTCAGTTATAACGTTACACAAGATCTAACTCCCAGGAACTCTTATTCCCAGAATCAGACATCAGAGACATTCCAGAGGCAGGAGTTCCATACATTTCCTCCTGTTTTGCCATCTCATACAGCTGCACCAACCCAGAGCCTTCGCCTGCTGCACTTCCAACCTGTTCCACATAGACACATCATATTCCATAAACTACCTGAACCATCTTCCTCCAAACCCAGTACTTTTGTGGCAGCTCCCATGGGAGAAACACCTATGATTAAGCTTCTACATATAGAGTCTGGACCAAAAATG ATATTTCCCCAGGCAGTACCTTCGAACCAAATGGCCCATCTCATGTCTACAGAGGGGTCGACAGGTTTAGTAAGGAGGCAAAATGCTGAAGACACTCGACTGCAGTTGCTTGGAGTAGATCTACCAATTGAAAGAACTAGAGCTTTCACTTCTCCCCTCTCTAACTCCAGCAAGAG gcagaagagaagagaagaaaaggagaaaagggagaaggcaggacagacaaaaaaaaaagaaatcacatttagGCCAAATGAGTCGATCATCCCTGCACAAGAG CCAACAGATGAGCTTCGAAATGAAGAACCTGCAGCTGCAGAACAGATTACCCCTGGCCACAATAATGCCATTGAACCAG GATCTTTTTACTCTTCGCTGACTGGTCAGAGATTACTGGACAAGGCCATGTCCACTTCAGCTGAGCTCTCTGTCTATGCTTCCACATGTAAAAGACCCCCAGAGTGCCATGATGCTTTCACCAACACAGACCCTG CTTGTCCTGCGACACTTGTGGACAAAGccgtgtctgtctctctgattGCGG CACAAAGTCCAGGGAATTTCCAAGTCTGTAATGAACACCCAGTTCAAGACatagagacacagaaagagcCAGATAGGATTCTG gATCTATGTGGCCGGAACTTTATAAGTGTCTTGGATCTAGAAGGTAAAGAGCGGCATCAGGATTTGCCTCCATCTGTCAGCCCAGGAGTTTTGGACACACCTTCCAATCACCCATTTTTACCTACTTCTGCTCAGCTTCATGTTCTTGCAACCTCTGTTATTAGGAGTGCAGCTGATGATCCACAGCCCTCAGTCACAATTACAGACAATCTTCTTAAACCCATCACAcatccag ATATCCCAGAGACGTCTCAACCACTCAGCCAGATTGAGGCTAATGGGGAACCAGAAAGGGTCACTCCACAGGGCATGGATGAAATAGCTGACTCGGGGATCTACCAAGCCATTAAGGGCGAGAGTGGTGGACCTCACAAAGCCTCCTCCACAGTTTCTACAGCCTGGTTTTCCTCTCGCCTGTCAGAGCTGGATGCCCAGTTGGCTGGACTACAGAACATTGCAGATTATCTGGAGATGGACTTTTCTAACTCTAAAATG CTGGTCAACACTATTGAAAAGCTCACTCCAGTCTTGGCTTCTGATGTGAAGAATccaacaacagtaaaaaaaactgtcagactCTCCGTCCCACAGGAAG CATGGGCACCACAACCTGATGCTTCAACAGAACTGAAGTTCTctgaaaaggaagaagaaaatcaGGATGAATATGCACATGAAAGTGAGGCACTTGCTACCAAAAGAAAGCCTTCTTACCATTATTCCATTTCTTCTTACAGAAATAGAGCTGCTCCTTTCTACCACACTCCTCCAA ATAAGAATGATCAGTTTAATGAAGCATCTGGATTATCAAATGT ATGGGCAGATGAGAATCTGAATCAGACTGGGCTATCTGAAACAACAGAAATCTTAGACAATTTGGTCAAGGAAGGGTATTTGTCTTCAGCTGATCTGGATTTGTCTACTTCACAGACTGCACACCATAGCAG GCTGGATCAGCAGCAAAGTACATGGATGTCGCAGACCTACGTACTTCCagaggatgagaggagagagctCAGAACCTGGATGAgaaggaaacagagagaaagactaGCTGTTTatcaaaaacacagagagaaccTAAGGGAGAAGGAACACAAACCTTTCTCCACCTCTGGAACAATG aaatcaacaaacaaaaatcaaacaactATTTGGAGAACcagggagaaaaaagaaga tAGGTTCAAGCTTTTGGAACAGTACAACCAGAGAACCCATGAGGCTTGTTCTTTGATCAATGACTTTCCTACTACTCCTCGAACTCTGCGCAGTTCTTCACAGACTGGAAGTGCTCCTTTGCCTTCAAGCACACGGTCTACTTCTGCTCCACCCGCTGGAAGGGTTTACAG TGTAACTGCCAATGACAAAAGAAGTCTTCGGTCCCAGTCAGGAAAAACTCAGCCCATCCTTCGTCCATGGACTGCTGAGGTGGAAGGGCAGCCTTTGGAGGTTCACCACATGAAACTAGGACTACATAGACCAG TTACCTTTCTGCCAATAGAGCACCTATCTCAGGTCACCAGACGTGGCATGCTCACTGACAATGAAGGCCACAAAAAACAGCACACACCCatccagagagagaaaaggcatACTGGATATCAGAGAAAGACAGGATTGAACAACACTTTATCAGGAGGACCTGCTGTTGGGAGAGGGTTCCAGAGGGAGCAGCTAAGCatggaagagaaagaagaaggcAAAGTTTTGGAACTTACATCAGAAATGAATAGGCTGCTGGGCCTCGAGGAGTCAGAGTCTAAAACA GTTTTGGCTGGACTGTTAAAGGAGCAGGATGATGGTACCAGAGCTGATGTGTCGGGGGTGGAGTGGCTGGATAACCTGTCCGAATgcaccagcagcagcctcaGCAAAATAGACTGGGCTGCTATTGAGAGGATGGTGGCTGCAGAGGAAGATTGA